AAGCACACCTTTGACTACCCGTACCACAAGGCCATTTCGGTACACGCCAAGAACCAGGGCATGGAGTACCCGATGATTTGTTGGAACTACGGGCGCCCCAATGAAGATGGTACCTATTCCGATAGGGTAAAATATGGCATGATCAGCGTGATCATCCACGAGGTTGGGCACAACTTCTTCCCGATGATTGTAAATTCTGATGAGCGCCAGTGGGGCTGGATGGACGAAGGCCTCGATACCTTTATGCAGTATTTGGCAGAGCAAGAGTTTGGCAAGAACTTCCCAGAGGCCATTGCCCCTAACGAGAGATATCCCTCAAGAAGAGGAGATCCCGCCAAGATTGTGCCTTACATGGCGGGCGACCAAGAGTACCTGTCGCCCATTATGTCGAACCCAGAGAACGTTTACCAATTGGGCCCGAATGCCTACGGTAAACCGGCTACTGCACTGAACATCTTGCGCGAGACCGTTATGGGAAAAGAATTGTTCGACCATGCATTCAAAACATACGCCCAGCGTTGGAAATTCAAGCATCCGACCCCGGAAGATTTCTTTAGAACGATGGAAGATGCTTCTGCCGTTGACCTTGATTGGTTCTGGAGAAGCTGGTTCTATACCACCGATTATGTGGATATAGGGGTGAAAGAGGTAAAGAAATACTATGTTACAAACAAGCCTACCAAAGAAATGCAAGAATACATGGCCGCCCGTAACTTGACGGAAGCCGATTTGCCACCTTTGGTGTACTTGGCTGAGGAAGATAGCGAGGACTATAATGAAGAATTGAAGGGCAAACTGCCTTCAGAGACCTCACAGACCTTGAAAGAGTTTATGATGGACAATATGACTGCCGAAGAAAGGGCCAAAGTCAAAGAACCCAAGTATATTTATGAGGTAACGTTTGACAAGCCAGGTGGCATACCCATGCCTTTGATCGTAGAATATACCTATGCCGATGGCAGCAAGGAAAACGTAACCTATCCTCCTGAGATTTGGAGAAAGAACGATGCTGAGGTAAAAAGGGTCGTTTCTTCTGATAAAGAATTGGTGGGCATTGTTGTAGATCCCAAGCTTGAAACAGCTGATATCGACACCACTAACAATGCTTGGCCCAAAAAGGACGAAAAATCAGACTTTGATAAGTTCAAGGAAAGCGTCAAGGGCAAATAATTTGAAAAGCAGTGCGACCAAGCATATCAAAGGCCCCGTGAAATAACGGGGCCTTGTTTGTTTAAATAGGGCAAACCGTTAGGTTGTGAGCGCGTGAACCCTTTTTTATAATAAGTGGCGTCAATCTGTTCTGGGCGGTGCTCGAACCAACATATTTTGAAGCCTGCCTTTACATACTTGGCAACTTAAGTTATATTTGTACCATGCATTTTCTATTCATCAGCGGAGCCGAAATTTTTTTCATCCTCTTTATAGTGGTCATGGTTTTTGGTGCCGATAAGATTCCAGGTATTGCCAAAGGCCTGGGCAAGGGTATGCGCCAATTGCGCGATGCCACTGACGACATCAAACGGGAAATCCAAAAAAGTGCCGAAAAACAGGGTCTCGATACCGATATTACCAAAGATATCCGCAATGAACTGAATGAGGTAAAGAAGAATGTCGATGAGGTGACCGGGGCCATCAAAAGGAAATAATCCAGATGTTCGAAAAATTACTTGAATGGGACCGCGATACCTTCATTTACCTTAATAGTCTGGGTATCGAAAAATATGACGGCTTCTGGTCTGTTGTAACAAGTATCTCGACTTGGATTCCCTTATTTCTTCTGTTCATCATCCTATTATTTCTCAAACATGGCAAGCTCGAGGGCCTTTACAGGCTTTTGACCGTTTTGATCATGGTCTTGTTGGTGCTGACGATCACCGATCTTACAAAAGAATTTGTGGCCCGGCTTAGGCCCAACAATGACGAAGAGATCAATGCGCTGATACGAATTCTCAAAAGCCCTACAGACTATAGTTTTTTTTCGGGCCATGCGGCCAGCTCGTTTTCAATTACCTTACTTATTTTCTTATTTCTGCGGAAGAAGATCAAGTGGTCAGCTGTATTCTTTCTCTGGCCCATACTGTTTGCCATGAGCCGAATATTTGTGGGGGTACATTTTCCGATAGACATACTCGTTGGCATGCTATTCGGACTTTTTTCCGCTTATCTGTTTTATCGACTGCACCCTAGGCTCAGCGCACTCTACTCAAGGTTAAACCGTCGCGAACCGACAAGATAACCGTTTCTAACTGCGAATCGTCTTTAAGACGCTTGTTATAAGTCAATAGTGCTTCGGTGGCCTTATCCGATTTTTGAAGTGGTTCCACTACTTTTCCAGACCACAGAACATTGTCTGACAGTATAATGCTACCAGACCGCACCTTGGGCAGCACTGCATCCAAATAAGCATTGTACTTTTTCTTTTCAGCATCTATGAATACCAGGTCAAAAGTGATATCCATTTGGGGAATGATCTTCAGGGCATCGCCCACATACTGCATAATTTGTTTTCCGAAAGGGCTTTGGTCAAAATACTTGCGTTGTAGGTCGCTTAGTTCTTCGTTGATTTCGATGGTGTGCAATGAC
This portion of the Flagellimonas lutaonensis genome encodes:
- a CDS encoding M1 family metallopeptidase yields the protein MMKFKYYFASVLFLFAATLVAQEEEKKEERKPGHYNQSRFKQLYEEFSTPNTYRSATGKPGPDYYQNQADYVMDIELDDKNAKIYGEETITYHNNSPDDLEFLWVQLDQNVRAKDSKSPLRNGGGVPLAYRTSSFASEYMTEPFDGGFNIEYVKDANGRPLPYTINQTMMRVDIPQPLKSGEKVSFSIKWWYNIPDHTVNRARSGYEYFPKDGNRAYVIAQFFPRMAVYNDVEGWQNHQFWGSGEFALPFGNYEVNITVPADHVLDATGVLQNRKEVYTKEMMKRYEQAKKSYDKPVLIVTQAEAEAAEKDFSEKKKTWKFKTEPGKMVRDFGFATSRKFIVDMQAVKIGGRDVMAVSMYPKEGNPLWEEYSTKAVVQTLKTYSKHTFDYPYHKAISVHAKNQGMEYPMICWNYGRPNEDGTYSDRVKYGMISVIIHEVGHNFFPMIVNSDERQWGWMDEGLDTFMQYLAEQEFGKNFPEAIAPNERYPSRRGDPAKIVPYMAGDQEYLSPIMSNPENVYQLGPNAYGKPATALNILRETVMGKELFDHAFKTYAQRWKFKHPTPEDFFRTMEDASAVDLDWFWRSWFYTTDYVDIGVKEVKKYYVTNKPTKEMQEYMAARNLTEADLPPLVYLAEEDSEDYNEELKGKLPSETSQTLKEFMMDNMTAEERAKVKEPKYIYEVTFDKPGGIPMPLIVEYTYADGSKENVTYPPEIWRKNDAEVKRVVSSDKELVGIVVDPKLETADIDTTNNAWPKKDEKSDFDKFKESVKGK
- a CDS encoding phosphatase PAP2 family protein, coding for MFEKLLEWDRDTFIYLNSLGIEKYDGFWSVVTSISTWIPLFLLFIILLFLKHGKLEGLYRLLTVLIMVLLVLTITDLTKEFVARLRPNNDEEINALIRILKSPTDYSFFSGHAASSFSITLLIFLFLRKKIKWSAVFFLWPILFAMSRIFVGVHFPIDILVGMLFGLFSAYLFYRLHPRLSALYSRLNRREPTR
- a CDS encoding Sec-independent protein translocase subunit TatA/TatB → MHFLFISGAEIFFILFIVVMVFGADKIPGIAKGLGKGMRQLRDATDDIKREIQKSAEKQGLDTDITKDIRNELNEVKKNVDEVTGAIKRK
- a CDS encoding O-methyltransferase, which produces MHFLSEVIEKYIGSHSEDEPELLRQLTRETHLKVVQPRMITGHYQGRILALLSKIIAPKNILEIGTYTGYSALCLAEGLPADGSLHTIEINEELSDLQRKYFDQSPFGKQIMQYVGDALKIIPQMDITFDLVFIDAEKKKYNAYLDAVLPKVRSGSIILSDNVLWSGKVVEPLQKSDKATEALLTYNKRLKDDSQLETVILSVRDGLTLSRVR